A window from Sphingobacterium hotanense encodes these proteins:
- a CDS encoding acyltransferase, whose amino-acid sequence MAEKSSYVVYLRVIATIFVVLIHASTGFLYHIDTKAFDWNYANWINAATRCSVPIFVMLSGALLIPKDENTWIFYKKRIPKLLYPFAFWTVIYLVYYFCRYTKFELLSTEKILSISVDKILHGANAHLWYLYMIIGLYLAIPFIRKIIIQSTQREIEVFLALWMLSMCFMSKPLNAAMPKFDLTFFSGYVGYLIFGYYLSVRATEFKKDQLIFAAAFILMVVIGAIGTNILNQHAKKLDAFFYNYVFVTTAIAAGALFLLIKESTKQGEVPRGVSLVDKYSFGIYLSHIIPLNYLHPLISKYLSTAWVIPLATIATIMASIVITFAIRKLPFGKYVSG is encoded by the coding sequence ATGGCAGAAAAAAGCTCCTATGTCGTTTATCTACGTGTCATTGCCACGATATTTGTCGTATTGATACATGCGTCTACCGGATTCTTGTACCACATCGACACGAAGGCCTTTGATTGGAACTATGCCAATTGGATAAATGCTGCCACGCGCTGTTCTGTCCCCATTTTTGTTATGTTGTCGGGCGCTTTACTAATCCCAAAAGATGAGAACACGTGGATTTTCTACAAAAAGCGAATCCCCAAACTACTCTATCCCTTTGCATTTTGGACTGTAATCTACCTCGTGTATTACTTTTGCCGATATACAAAGTTTGAATTATTATCAACAGAGAAAATCCTATCCATAAGCGTAGATAAGATACTACATGGTGCAAATGCCCATTTATGGTATCTCTACATGATTATCGGACTTTACCTGGCCATACCTTTCATTCGAAAAATTATCATACAGTCTACGCAAAGAGAAATCGAAGTCTTTCTCGCACTATGGATGTTGTCCATGTGTTTTATGAGCAAGCCTTTGAACGCAGCAATGCCCAAGTTTGACCTCACGTTCTTCTCCGGATATGTTGGGTACCTGATATTCGGCTACTACTTGAGCGTTCGTGCAACAGAATTCAAAAAAGACCAACTCATATTCGCTGCGGCATTTATACTGATGGTGGTTATCGGTGCAATAGGCACAAATATACTCAACCAGCATGCGAAGAAGCTTGATGCATTTTTCTACAATTATGTCTTCGTAACGACGGCTATCGCCGCTGGCGCATTGTTCTTATTGATAAAAGAGTCAACAAAACAGGGCGAAGTTCCTCGCGGGGTATCCCTTGTCGATAAGTATAGTTTCGGTATCTACCTAAGCCATATTATACCTTTGAATTACCTTCATCCGCTTATATCAAAATATCTGAGTACAGCATGGGTAATTCCTTTAGCTACCATTGCTACGATTATGGCGTCTATTGTAATTACGTTTGCCATTAGAAAGCTCCCTTTTGGGAAATATGTAAGTGGGTAG
- a CDS encoding Pycsar system effector family protein gives MDYESLLLKTRDHISKLTSEQRGDYCFHNALHTNDVVEATEEMATHYQLNNQDRFIVICAAYFHDIGYLFGGAMDHEARGAACAEAFLEAEGVPENIIDQVKGCIVATKMPQSPRNLLEQILCDADLFHLGGATFEERNKLMHQEAEQYNQAKIDKNDWREKTIRLMQQHQYHTDYAQHKLNEGKRINLEAQLKKQKKNQAKIEAEGDKLKKPERGIETMFRITSANSQRLSDMADNKSNILLTVNSIILSIIVAVLLKALDSNPHLIVPTVSLMACSVTTMVLAILATIPKIPNGYFTQEDVTNKTVNLLFFGNFYKTRYDEYQGAMNKAMDDKDFLYGMLTKDVYSQGVVLGRKYKLLRYAYAVFMLGLIFSVAAFCVAILIAK, from the coding sequence ATGGATTACGAGTCTTTATTACTCAAAACACGGGACCATATAAGCAAATTAACCAGCGAGCAACGCGGTGATTATTGCTTTCATAATGCCCTTCATACGAATGATGTTGTAGAAGCCACGGAGGAGATGGCAACACATTATCAACTAAATAATCAGGATCGTTTTATTGTTATATGTGCAGCTTATTTTCATGATATCGGCTATCTTTTTGGTGGTGCTATGGATCATGAAGCCCGAGGTGCAGCATGTGCTGAAGCCTTTTTAGAAGCAGAGGGTGTGCCGGAAAACATCATCGATCAAGTGAAGGGATGTATCGTTGCGACGAAGATGCCGCAATCACCAAGAAATCTGCTCGAGCAGATACTTTGCGATGCCGATCTTTTTCATCTTGGCGGTGCTACTTTTGAAGAGCGCAATAAACTGATGCATCAGGAAGCCGAACAATACAATCAGGCGAAAATTGATAAGAATGACTGGCGAGAGAAAACTATTCGATTGATGCAGCAGCATCAATATCATACGGACTATGCACAGCACAAGTTGAATGAAGGCAAACGCATAAATCTAGAAGCTCAGCTGAAAAAGCAGAAGAAAAACCAAGCGAAGATCGAAGCGGAGGGCGACAAGCTCAAAAAACCAGAGCGTGGTATAGAGACTATGTTTCGAATTACCTCTGCGAACAGTCAACGCCTAAGCGATATGGCAGATAATAAGTCCAATATTCTGCTAACAGTAAATTCAATTATCCTCTCGATTATCGTTGCGGTGTTGTTGAAAGCTTTAGATAGCAACCCACATCTAATCGTGCCGACCGTATCACTGATGGCCTGCTCTGTGACAACGATGGTCCTTGCCATCTTAGCAACCATCCCTAAAATTCCTAACGGATATTTTACACAGGAAGATGTAACAAATAAAACGGTCAACTTGTTGTTCTTCGGCAATTTCTATAAAACCCGTTACGATGAGTACCAAGGTGCCATGAATAAAGCAATGGACGATAAAGACTTTCTATATGGGATGTTGACCAAGGATGTGTATTCTCAAGGCGTCGTTTTGGGGCGCAAATATAAATTATTACGATACGCTTATGCTGTTTTTATGCTTGGGCTTATCTTTTCTGTTGCCGCTTTTTGTGTGGCAATCCTAATTGCGAAATAG
- a CDS encoding beta propeller repeat protein: MNLNLMSSRNLLVFLTLLVAPFYCACEKEKTTTTNPQDPEMNHPDWNKLILTGQQRGITAIYGNYEDSLLVATQGNIYLTTNQGKDWRRVFSGSIGISGIVKHKDQLVALSSFSDIAGGPFLYSQDEGTTWTHQSKYLYLEEEPRLNRTKVDVSADVAYKLEFESAGTDPISKLPLPDQIYRVENGRKEKVYLPRQARINCIVKDQKGRLYVGAEGTRFEHTPKGNTTIYPTSTDTAIVYISRKPLR, encoded by the coding sequence ATGAATTTGAACTTAATGTCCTCTCGAAATTTACTTGTATTCCTCACCTTGCTCGTCGCCCCATTCTATTGCGCATGCGAAAAAGAAAAAACAACAACCACAAATCCACAGGATCCAGAAATGAATCACCCGGATTGGAACAAGCTGATCCTCACAGGTCAACAACGCGGTATAACGGCAATCTATGGTAATTATGAAGACTCTCTCTTGGTTGCTACACAGGGAAATATCTATTTGACAACCAACCAAGGGAAAGATTGGCGTCGCGTTTTTAGTGGCAGCATAGGTATCTCGGGGATTGTGAAACATAAGGATCAGCTGGTGGCCTTAAGCAGTTTTAGCGATATTGCTGGGGGCCCTTTTCTTTATTCGCAAGATGAAGGAACAACTTGGACCCACCAATCAAAATATCTCTATTTGGAAGAAGAACCCAGGCTCAATCGAACAAAGGTGGATGTATCAGCGGATGTCGCTTATAAACTGGAATTTGAGTCGGCAGGTACAGATCCAATTAGCAAGCTTCCTCTCCCTGATCAGATTTATCGGGTTGAGAATGGAAGGAAAGAAAAAGTGTATCTTCCAAGACAGGCACGTATCAATTGTATTGTAAAAGATCAGAAAGGGCGACTTTATGTCGGAGCAGAGGGTACTCGTTTTGAACATACGCCCAAAGGAAATACAACCATTTATCCAACATCGACAGACACCGCAATCGTCTACATATCGAGAAAACCGCTACGATAA
- a CDS encoding SdiA-regulated domain-containing protein produces MNIELIFSMMLFSGLAACQSPTTKSEQEKPAQEESAGLQADKTFVLPKKLNEISGITFLSNDNQLLYAVQDESGTVYSYNLNEEKIVSEYAFADAGDYEEITTDGQYFFVLRSDGAIYSFPVDLQAAKSEVQVFEGALGKGEYESMSYDPQRKALYVLCKSCNLDKGNPSVSGYIVNVDAAGKLSLKENFQINLDAVAAVDGKSVKSLKPSSLSKRSSRNEWYVLSSVDKLLLITDDTFQPKIVIRFEKKQFEQPEGITFDTEDRMYISSEKNKAKNALLFQYNKQP; encoded by the coding sequence ATGAATATAGAGTTAATCTTCAGCATGATGCTATTCTCCGGACTAGCGGCTTGTCAATCTCCCACAACAAAGAGTGAGCAAGAAAAGCCAGCACAGGAGGAGTCCGCAGGCTTACAAGCCGACAAAACCTTCGTTCTTCCAAAGAAGCTGAATGAAATATCGGGCATCACTTTCTTGTCAAATGATAACCAGCTGCTTTATGCTGTTCAGGATGAAAGCGGGACGGTTTATTCTTACAATCTAAATGAAGAGAAGATTGTCTCAGAATATGCATTTGCAGACGCGGGAGACTATGAAGAGATCACGACCGATGGTCAATATTTCTTTGTGCTTCGCAGTGATGGAGCGATCTACAGCTTCCCTGTTGATCTTCAGGCGGCAAAATCGGAAGTTCAAGTTTTCGAGGGAGCGTTGGGGAAAGGCGAATACGAGTCGATGTCGTATGATCCACAGCGTAAAGCATTATATGTCTTATGCAAGTCGTGTAACCTGGACAAGGGCAACCCCTCTGTTTCTGGCTATATCGTTAATGTTGATGCTGCGGGAAAACTTAGCCTGAAAGAGAACTTTCAGATCAATTTGGATGCGGTTGCCGCGGTAGACGGTAAGTCTGTTAAATCACTAAAACCATCTTCCTTAAGTAAAAGAAGTTCTCGTAATGAGTGGTACGTGCTTTCATCCGTTGATAAACTTTTATTGATTACCGACGACACCTTTCAGCCGAAAATAGTAATCAGATTTGAAAAGAAACAATTTGAGCAGCCGGAAGGAATTACGTTCGATACGGAAGATCGCATGTATATCAGCAGTGAAAAAAATAAGGCAAAGAACGCTTTGCTTTTTCAATACAATAAGCAACCCTAA
- a CDS encoding SusC/RagA family TonB-linked outer membrane protein translates to MKNKFMLLTYMLMYSATCSYADDGHSRVPIKTKNSANDMVLMASQRIVTGTIFDESGKPVVGVSVRVKESTRGAVTDKDGNFEIQINDDSEVLVISSVGYVTQEVVVGKESVLQIKLVENAQNSLEEVAVVAFGTQKKESVIGSITTVSPKDLKIPSSNLTQSLAGRVAGVIAYQRSGEPGADNADFFVRGITTFGNNTRPLILIDGIELTATDLARLQPDDIESFSVMKDATATALYGARGANGVILVITKQGKEGRAKISIRAENSTSAPTMNVDLADPITYMEMANEATATRNALAPLPYLEEKIENTRNNVNPLVYPANDWRKMLFKDFTNNQRYNLNVSGGGGVARYYVAGAFTQDNGMLNVDKRNNFNSNIDLKSYSLRANVNINLTKSTELVVRLSGNFDDYKGPIDGGEDLYRKVMRSNPVLFPAYYPLDEEHQHVGHIMFGNYDLNNRYVNPYADLVKGYKDQSRSQMLAQLELKQDLSSITEGLSIRGLLNLTRLSNFYYTRAYNPFYYEVGSYDFIANTYKINQMNLNGTEYLGFNEGPKTLNSMFYFESALNYNRTFGEKHNIGALLVATARESLNANAGDLLQSLPSRNMGLSGRATYAYDRRYFAEFNFGYNGSERFDTRNRFGFFPSAGLAWSVSNEKFFEPYQNVVSKLRFRYTYGFVGNDQIGDVSDRFFYLSNVAMNDASRSARFGQDLSETKNGVLVTRYANPNITWERATKQNAAMELSLFNKANLIVEYFTEKRDNILMNRASIPNTMGLSSISKSNVGKASGKGMDVSFDYQQAWSKDLWASVRANFTYATSKYEVYEEPLYAETWRSRVGTSLNQTYGYIAERLFVDDEEAANAPRQEFGIYGGGDIKYTDVNRDGKINEADRVPIGNPTVPEIIYGFGFSLSYKKVDVSAFFQGSANESFWIDPRSTSPFVAYHYNTMEASSGRIFMNQLLKAYADSYWSEDNRDIYATLPRLSNTLNINNSQTSTWYMRNGNFIRLKQVELGYTFPQKFIDRIKASNFRMYVNGSNLLLFSNFKLWDVEMAGNGLGYPLQRVLNVGLNLTF, encoded by the coding sequence ATGAAAAACAAATTCATGCTCCTCACATACATGTTGATGTATAGTGCTACATGCAGCTATGCGGATGATGGCCATAGTCGGGTGCCAATAAAAACAAAAAATAGCGCTAATGATATGGTTTTAATGGCTAGCCAACGGATTGTGACTGGAACTATTTTCGATGAATCCGGAAAACCTGTCGTGGGAGTTAGCGTCCGAGTTAAAGAGTCTACACGAGGGGCAGTAACGGATAAAGATGGAAACTTTGAAATCCAGATCAATGATGACTCTGAAGTACTAGTTATTTCTTCAGTTGGTTATGTGACACAGGAAGTGGTTGTGGGAAAGGAAAGTGTACTTCAAATCAAATTAGTTGAAAATGCGCAGAATTCATTAGAAGAAGTCGCAGTTGTGGCATTCGGAACGCAGAAAAAGGAGAGTGTTATCGGGTCAATAACGACCGTAAGTCCGAAGGATCTAAAGATTCCTTCCAGCAATCTAACACAATCGCTTGCCGGCCGTGTTGCGGGCGTGATAGCCTACCAGCGAAGCGGGGAACCTGGTGCTGATAATGCCGATTTCTTCGTACGTGGTATTACAACTTTTGGAAATAATACTAGACCATTAATTCTTATTGATGGTATCGAACTAACGGCCACAGACTTGGCAAGGCTACAGCCGGATGATATCGAATCCTTTTCCGTTATGAAAGACGCTACGGCTACAGCACTTTACGGCGCTCGCGGAGCCAATGGCGTTATCCTTGTTATCACCAAGCAGGGAAAAGAAGGCAGGGCAAAAATATCTATCAGGGCAGAGAACTCGACATCAGCACCGACCATGAATGTTGATCTGGCAGACCCAATTACTTATATGGAAATGGCCAATGAAGCCACGGCGACCCGTAACGCATTGGCGCCATTGCCATATCTAGAGGAAAAGATAGAGAACACACGTAATAACGTCAATCCTTTAGTTTATCCAGCAAACGATTGGAGAAAAATGCTTTTTAAAGACTTTACAAACAACCAACGGTATAACTTGAATGTTAGTGGAGGAGGTGGTGTCGCTCGCTATTATGTTGCTGGTGCTTTTACACAAGATAATGGAATGCTGAATGTTGATAAACGCAATAATTTCAATAGTAATATCGACTTAAAAAGTTACTCCCTGCGCGCAAATGTTAATATCAATCTAACTAAAAGTACCGAATTGGTTGTTCGGCTTAGCGGAAACTTCGACGATTATAAGGGACCAATTGATGGAGGAGAAGACCTATACCGAAAGGTAATGCGTTCTAACCCCGTTTTGTTTCCAGCATATTATCCGTTGGATGAAGAACATCAACACGTCGGGCATATCATGTTCGGTAATTACGATTTGAACAACCGATATGTTAATCCATATGCGGATTTGGTAAAAGGCTACAAAGACCAAAGTAGATCGCAGATGCTTGCTCAATTGGAACTAAAGCAAGACTTGAGTAGCATCACCGAAGGCCTATCGATTAGAGGGTTATTAAACCTCACCCGTCTCTCTAATTTTTACTACACGCGTGCCTACAACCCTTTTTATTACGAAGTCGGATCCTATGATTTTATAGCAAATACTTATAAAATCAATCAAATGAACCTAAATGGAACAGAGTATTTAGGGTTCAATGAAGGACCGAAGACATTAAATTCAATGTTTTATTTTGAATCAGCTTTAAACTACAACCGCACCTTTGGCGAGAAACATAACATAGGGGCATTGCTGGTGGCAACAGCTAGAGAAAGTTTAAATGCCAATGCTGGAGATCTTCTTCAATCCTTGCCCTCAAGGAACATGGGGTTGTCGGGAAGAGCTACCTACGCCTATGACCGTCGCTATTTCGCCGAGTTCAACTTTGGATACAACGGTTCCGAGCGCTTTGATACAAGAAATCGATTTGGATTCTTCCCTTCAGCAGGGTTAGCATGGAGCGTTTCGAATGAAAAGTTCTTTGAGCCTTATCAAAATGTCGTTAGTAAACTCAGATTTAGATATACTTATGGATTCGTGGGAAATGATCAAATCGGAGATGTGAGCGATCGATTCTTTTATTTGTCTAATGTCGCTATGAATGACGCGTCTCGTTCTGCAAGATTTGGACAAGATCTTTCTGAAACAAAAAATGGAGTGTTGGTCACTCGCTATGCCAATCCTAATATTACTTGGGAAAGAGCTACTAAACAGAACGCTGCGATGGAACTTAGTTTATTTAACAAGGCTAACCTAATTGTAGAGTATTTTACAGAGAAAAGAGATAATATACTGATGAACCGCGCGAGTATTCCAAATACAATGGGATTATCCAGTATCTCCAAGTCAAATGTTGGCAAGGCCAGTGGTAAGGGTATGGATGTATCGTTTGACTATCAACAAGCTTGGTCAAAAGACCTATGGGCATCAGTGAGGGCGAATTTTACCTATGCCACAAGTAAATATGAGGTCTATGAAGAACCCCTATATGCTGAGACATGGCGCTCGCGCGTCGGGACATCATTGAACCAAACTTATGGCTACATCGCGGAACGCCTATTCGTAGATGATGAAGAGGCTGCTAATGCACCTAGACAAGAGTTTGGAATATACGGTGGTGGCGATATAAAGTATACTGACGTCAATAGGGATGGTAAAATCAATGAAGCAGACCGCGTTCCTATCGGCAACCCGACTGTACCGGAGATTATCTATGGATTCGGGTTCTCACTTAGTTATAAGAAAGTCGACGTATCGGCCTTTTTTCAAGGCTCAGCAAACGAGTCGTTCTGGATTGACCCGAGATCAACTTCGCCATTCGTGGCTTACCACTATAATACAATGGAAGCTAGCTCAGGCAGAATATTCATGAATCAACTATTAAAGGCGTACGCTGATAGTTATTGGTCGGAAGATAATCGAGATATTTATGCCACATTGCCTCGCCTGAGCAATACGCTCAACATCAACAATAGCCAAACAAGCACTTGGTATATGCGCAATGGAAATTTCATTAGACTTAAGCAAGTCGAGTTGGGCTATACATTCCCCCAAAAATTCATCGACCGCATAAAAGCTTCTAATTTCCGCATGTATGTCAATGGATCGAACCTATTGCTATTCAGCAACTTCAAGCTATGGGATGTGGAAATGGCCGGAAACGGTTTAGGCTATCCGCTGCAAAGAGTATTAAATGTTGGACTTAATTTAACCTTTTAA
- a CDS encoding metallophosphoesterase has product MRRTLFLFFTFLSFYSFAQELEHRLIVFGDAGEINNKQTFLIEKSHALKVDKKTTAFFVGDNIYEFGMALSAPENMETAKILQSQYEGFRKLDVPVYFLAGNHDWDKSKKDGLAKLKAQEQFILDQKDPGLKFIPKAGTIGPEAIHMSERLTVITYDSEYWLFPHHGRSIEQDKDEFIAELGKLLEEHQDKRVILISHHPMLTFGEHALKYTWRDHLFPLTRLWKGAYLPLPGLGSLYPLLRSTAFASPEDIKHPFYSDLIARVTEVSKFHPNLIFVSGHDHGLQYIDKEGMHQIVSGSGAKTSEIRKDESLKFRYNKHGFSVIDCHDNGELRIQFYIDEPQDSLTKAFEAEIPFQLTH; this is encoded by the coding sequence ATGCGTAGGACACTTTTTTTATTTTTCACATTTCTCAGTTTTTACAGCTTTGCGCAAGAGCTGGAACACCGACTTATTGTCTTTGGTGATGCCGGAGAGATTAACAATAAGCAAACTTTTTTGATCGAAAAATCGCATGCATTAAAGGTAGACAAGAAGACGACGGCTTTCTTTGTTGGAGATAATATCTATGAGTTTGGGATGGCTTTGTCTGCACCTGAAAACATGGAAACGGCGAAAATCCTGCAATCTCAATACGAGGGGTTTAGGAAGCTCGATGTACCTGTTTATTTTCTGGCGGGAAATCACGATTGGGATAAGTCAAAAAAAGACGGCCTAGCGAAACTGAAAGCGCAGGAGCAATTTATTCTAGACCAAAAGGATCCTGGATTAAAGTTTATTCCTAAGGCTGGTACAATTGGCCCTGAGGCTATCCATATGAGTGAGCGATTAACGGTTATTACCTATGATAGCGAATACTGGTTATTTCCACACCATGGACGTAGCATTGAGCAAGATAAGGACGAGTTCATCGCAGAGCTAGGGAAATTGCTTGAAGAGCATCAAGACAAACGCGTTATTCTCATATCGCATCATCCTATGCTTACATTTGGCGAACATGCCCTAAAGTACACTTGGCGTGACCATCTCTTTCCTTTGACGCGCCTTTGGAAGGGTGCTTATCTACCTTTGCCCGGCCTGGGATCATTGTATCCTCTGCTCCGGTCAACAGCCTTTGCTTCCCCGGAGGATATTAAACATCCGTTTTACAGCGACTTAATTGCGCGTGTTACGGAGGTTAGCAAGTTCCACCCAAACCTGATTTTTGTCTCCGGGCATGACCATGGTTTACAGTACATCGATAAAGAGGGGATGCATCAGATCGTGAGCGGATCGGGTGCTAAAACTTCAGAAATACGAAAGGATGAGAGCTTGAAATTCAGATATAATAAGCATGGATTTAGCGTGATAGATTGCCATGATAACGGCGAGTTGCGGATACAGTTCTATATTGACGAACCGCAAGACTCCCTGACGAAAGCATTTGAGGCCGAAATACCATTTCAATTAACACATTAA
- a CDS encoding SGNH/GDSL hydrolase family protein — protein sequence MRHLLYSFAILFVCLFNSCRSNYQVLNKGVAGNNSSDLLARVDKDVVANKPDLVLMMVGTNDMVNSGKFMSTQKYFDNLRNIIQKIKAGNPKVHIVVSSILPVEEAYLFKRHDPSKFPIRPNDKIDALNAELKKFALDQKLDFIPLNEEFKKYGSDYTIKESLLVNSKNYTVDDGVHPTAQGYELIGKYFAQQLKEKKLLKRKMLILCFGDSITYGAFMEGKGTAEGNTYPAVLLRSLTGRNTR from the coding sequence ATGAGACATTTACTATATTCGTTTGCAATTCTATTCGTCTGCCTATTTAACTCTTGTCGCAGCAATTATCAGGTGCTGAACAAAGGTGTCGCTGGTAATAATTCATCCGATTTACTAGCTCGTGTGGATAAAGACGTGGTAGCCAATAAGCCAGATTTAGTGTTGATGATGGTCGGGACCAACGACATGGTCAATTCCGGAAAGTTCATGAGCACGCAGAAATATTTTGATAACCTCCGTAATATTATCCAGAAGATCAAAGCGGGAAACCCGAAGGTCCATATAGTTGTTTCGAGCATCCTACCTGTGGAAGAGGCTTATCTATTTAAGCGACACGACCCCAGCAAATTTCCAATAAGACCTAATGATAAAATCGATGCGCTGAACGCCGAGCTGAAGAAGTTTGCCCTGGACCAAAAGCTTGACTTCATTCCCTTAAATGAAGAGTTCAAAAAGTACGGCTCTGATTATACGATAAAAGAATCCTTGTTGGTAAACAGTAAGAATTATACGGTTGACGATGGTGTGCATCCGACGGCGCAGGGCTACGAGCTTATCGGAAAGTACTTTGCTCAGCAATTGAAGGAAAAGAAACTGTTGAAGAGAAAGATGCTCATTTTGTGTTTTGGAGATAGTATTACCTATGGTGCGTTTATGGAAGGAAAAGGTACCGCCGAGGGAAATACATATCCCGCCGTTTTACTGCGTAGTTTGACTGGGCGAAATACAAGATAA